One Streptomyces sp. RPA4-2 genomic window carries:
- a CDS encoding MFS transporter, with product MAFTVLMAFGTAPTPLWPLYEARDHFGATTVTVAYASMVVGAAAAFLGLGHLSDRLGRRRVIVPALLVGIVASVVLIAWQDLPGLIAGRILNGVGLGLMASTATTYLHDLHHEARPERTGSVLPGIVATAANLGGLASGPLVAGVAAEWLPAPLITAQAIFTLAMAVCLALVLSTPETVDLELPAAEPPSRFVLRPGGGRTFGAAGALGAFAFAILGLISSLGASVLHGTLHTDSHLVVGLAAFLMFGSAAAAQLVLGRLPLPRVLTVGAVAFPVGLVLCAVALYHPALWLYLVAVSLSGAGSGLLFKGGVERAVSVAEPASRAGVLAVFFVVAYLGMGLPSVLFSIALRHFTVQTAMIGFAAVLSCGAVVSVALASRDRAPGPGTLSAQSTRPS from the coding sequence GTGGCCTTCACCGTGCTGATGGCCTTCGGTACCGCGCCCACCCCGCTGTGGCCGCTGTACGAGGCCCGGGACCACTTCGGCGCGACCACGGTCACGGTGGCGTACGCGTCGATGGTCGTGGGAGCGGCGGCCGCCTTCCTCGGACTGGGACACCTGTCGGACCGGCTCGGCCGACGGCGCGTCATCGTCCCGGCGCTACTGGTCGGCATCGTCGCGTCGGTCGTACTGATCGCGTGGCAGGACCTGCCGGGGCTGATCGCGGGCAGGATACTGAACGGTGTCGGTCTGGGCCTGATGGCCTCGACCGCGACGACGTACCTGCACGACCTCCACCACGAGGCCCGTCCGGAACGGACGGGTTCGGTGCTGCCCGGCATCGTGGCCACCGCCGCCAACCTCGGCGGCCTGGCCTCAGGGCCCCTGGTCGCCGGAGTCGCCGCGGAGTGGCTTCCCGCGCCCCTGATCACCGCCCAGGCGATCTTCACGCTCGCCATGGCAGTTTGCCTGGCGCTGGTGCTGTCCACCCCGGAGACCGTGGACCTGGAGCTGCCCGCGGCCGAACCGCCCAGCAGGTTCGTCCTGCGCCCCGGCGGCGGCCGGACGTTCGGCGCGGCCGGGGCGCTGGGCGCCTTCGCCTTCGCGATCCTCGGCCTGATCTCCTCCCTCGGGGCGAGCGTGCTCCATGGCACCCTGCACACCGACTCGCACCTCGTGGTCGGCTTGGCGGCCTTCCTCATGTTCGGTTCCGCGGCGGCCGCCCAGCTGGTGCTGGGCCGCCTCCCACTGCCCCGGGTCCTGACCGTGGGGGCAGTGGCATTCCCGGTCGGCCTGGTCCTGTGCGCCGTCGCCCTGTACCACCCGGCGCTCTGGCTCTACCTGGTCGCCGTGTCCCTGTCGGGAGCCGGCTCCGGGCTGCTGTTCAAGGGAGGCGTCGAACGTGCCGTTTCAGTGGCCGAGCCCGCCTCACGCGCGGGGGTCCTCGCCGTGTTCTTCGTCGTCGCGTACCTGGGAATGGGCCTGCCCTCCGTCCTGTTCAGCATCGCCCTGCGGCATTTCACCGTGCAGACCGCGATGATCGGCTTCGCGGCGGTCCTCTCCTGTGGCGCCGTCGTGTCGGTCGCCCTCGCGTCGCGCGACCGCGCACCCGGTCCCGGCACGCTCTCGGCGCAGTCCACTCGCCCCTCCTGA
- a CDS encoding aldo/keto reductase: protein MSTESARTIALPSGEEIAALGQGTWYLGEEPARREQEIAALRLGVDLGMTVVDTAEMYGDGAAEELVGEALRGRREEVFLVSKVLPGHADRKGTVAACEGSLRRLRAEQLDLYLLHWRGRWPLEETLAGFTDLMEAEKIRYWGVSNLDVADMVELTALPGGDAGAVDQVLYNLSRRGVEWDLLPWCREAGVTVMAYSPIEQGRLLKVEALGAVARALGATPAQVALAWVLEQGAAAIPRSGSPEHVREIRGAVDLHLPTETLDALDEAFPPPSGPTPLEML from the coding sequence ATGTCTACGGAATCGGCCAGAACGATCGCGCTCCCCTCCGGCGAGGAGATCGCGGCGCTCGGGCAGGGCACCTGGTACCTGGGCGAGGAACCGGCCCGGCGTGAACAGGAGATCGCCGCGCTGCGGCTGGGCGTGGACCTGGGCATGACCGTCGTCGACACGGCGGAGATGTACGGCGACGGCGCAGCCGAGGAGCTCGTCGGGGAGGCCCTGCGGGGACGCCGGGAGGAGGTCTTTCTCGTCAGCAAGGTGCTGCCCGGCCACGCCGACCGGAAGGGCACCGTCGCCGCCTGCGAGGGCAGCCTGCGGCGGCTCCGTGCGGAACAGCTGGACCTCTACCTGTTGCACTGGCGGGGACGGTGGCCACTCGAGGAGACCCTTGCGGGATTCACCGACCTGATGGAGGCCGAGAAGATCCGTTACTGGGGCGTGAGCAATCTGGACGTCGCCGACATGGTCGAGCTGACCGCCCTTCCCGGCGGCGACGCGGGCGCCGTCGACCAGGTGCTGTACAACCTCTCCCGGCGCGGCGTCGAGTGGGATCTGCTCCCCTGGTGCCGCGAGGCCGGGGTGACGGTCATGGCCTACTCCCCGATCGAGCAGGGGCGGCTGCTGAAGGTCGAGGCTCTGGGTGCCGTGGCCCGGGCCCTCGGAGCCACGCCGGCCCAGGTGGCACTCGCCTGGGTGCTGGAACAGGGGGCGGCCGCGATCCCGCGTTCCGGATCACCCGAGCACGTTCGGGAGATCCGCGGGGCGGTGGACCTCCACCTTCCCACCGAGACGCTCGACGCCCTCGACGAGGCGTTCCCGCCGCCCAGCGGGCCCACGCCCCTGGAGATGCTCTGA
- a CDS encoding carbohydrate-binding protein yields MSAGDRCVIGSGTYHETITPARSGTAAAPIAYAAAPGARVVIDGADPVTGWKAVSSADLTAAESDDPFLAGSDFATAVATGQVYQAHVTINPHLTGNQVFWDGAPQIEAQWPYPGDDVSVPKLASAQSGTTDSLSDTALTQPAGFWNGALLTAHNWFVSETGTVTDSQVGTITAAGLPACVGLSPNQSTNYSLKGKLALLGKPGEWFYRNADHTLYLYSPDTSKPSVRSVEAKQRALAIDLSGRSHISVLGLGIRGATVQTSSTSTGDVLDGIVARDISADAELQPDPNMVTTPDGCAVLTAGETTSGILLKGHGNVIRNSLIDGSTGNGVAMFDSGNTVTNTTILHVDTLGSYAAGINVLGSNQRITHNTIESSGRSDINIDNKVAGTTAGGHDISYNDLSDYDNLVVDGGAVYVCCSVNLATTMIHHNQFHDPSPFAHTAPAPGVYLDNSTFNATVYNNVAWNRTTYGAVLINPNGQSTSGNRIYNNTSGTDTNVASTFGGTFSDTEIVNNIGVTGTGPGITNSNNLTPVSAAQFTNPAANDFTLTASSPARNAGVVHPPATDGYRDPQPSLGAYQYGVPKWVAGATRAGQRIEAESYTSSNGVSPHAAATGTVVGSFDGGDWIGYDNVDFGDDANLFTAFIGVDDAYANKGIEIHLDSVTGPQIGVLSVAGTGGFDTLSVQSTSVTPTSGHHRVFLVASGGQPGFGNIDYFSFNRAGR; encoded by the coding sequence ATGTCGGCGGGTGACCGCTGCGTCATCGGATCGGGCACGTATCACGAGACGATCACCCCGGCCCGGAGCGGGACCGCTGCCGCGCCGATCGCCTACGCCGCAGCGCCCGGTGCCCGGGTCGTCATCGACGGCGCCGACCCGGTGACCGGATGGAAGGCGGTCTCCAGCGCCGACCTGACCGCCGCCGAAAGCGACGATCCCTTCCTGGCCGGCTCCGATTTCGCGACCGCGGTCGCGACCGGCCAGGTCTACCAGGCGCACGTCACCATCAACCCGCACCTCACCGGCAACCAGGTGTTCTGGGACGGCGCTCCGCAGATCGAGGCGCAGTGGCCCTACCCCGGCGACGATGTGAGCGTGCCGAAGCTGGCCTCCGCCCAGTCGGGCACCACCGACAGCCTCTCCGACACCGCCCTGACGCAGCCGGCAGGCTTCTGGAACGGCGCGCTGCTGACGGCACACAACTGGTTCGTCAGTGAAACCGGCACCGTCACCGACTCACAGGTCGGCACCATCACCGCGGCGGGCCTGCCCGCCTGCGTCGGGCTGAGCCCGAACCAGAGCACCAACTACTCCCTCAAGGGAAAGCTCGCGCTCCTCGGGAAACCCGGCGAGTGGTTCTACCGGAACGCGGACCACACGCTGTACCTGTACTCGCCCGACACCTCCAAGCCCTCGGTCCGCTCCGTGGAGGCCAAGCAGCGTGCCCTCGCCATCGACCTCAGCGGCCGCTCGCACATCTCCGTCCTGGGCCTGGGTATCCGCGGCGCCACCGTCCAGACCTCCTCTACCTCGACCGGTGACGTCCTGGACGGCATCGTGGCGCGGGACATCTCCGCCGACGCAGAGCTCCAGCCCGACCCGAACATGGTGACCACGCCCGATGGCTGCGCCGTGCTGACCGCAGGCGAGACCACGTCCGGCATCCTGCTCAAAGGACACGGCAACGTGATCCGCAACAGCCTGATCGACGGCAGCACCGGCAACGGTGTAGCCATGTTCGACAGCGGCAACACCGTCACGAACACCACGATCCTGCATGTGGACACCCTGGGCAGCTACGCGGCGGGCATCAACGTCCTCGGCTCGAACCAGCGCATCACCCACAACACCATCGAGAGCTCCGGCCGCAGCGACATCAACATCGACAACAAGGTCGCGGGGACCACAGCGGGCGGTCACGACATCTCCTACAACGACCTGTCCGACTACGACAACCTGGTCGTCGACGGCGGCGCCGTCTACGTCTGCTGCTCGGTGAACCTCGCGACCACAATGATTCACCACAACCAGTTCCACGACCCGTCCCCGTTCGCGCACACCGCGCCGGCGCCGGGCGTCTACCTGGACAACAGCACCTTCAACGCGACGGTGTACAACAACGTCGCCTGGAACCGCACGACGTACGGGGCCGTCCTGATCAACCCCAACGGGCAAAGCACATCGGGAAACCGGATCTACAACAACACGTCCGGCACCGACACAAACGTCGCCAGCACCTTCGGTGGGACCTTCTCCGACACCGAGATCGTCAACAACATCGGCGTCACCGGAACCGGCCCGGGGATCACCAACTCGAACAACCTCACCCCAGTGAGCGCCGCGCAGTTCACCAACCCCGCCGCGAACGACTTCACCCTCACCGCGAGCTCGCCGGCCCGCAACGCGGGAGTGGTCCATCCCCCGGCAACGGACGGATACCGCGACCCGCAGCCGAGCCTGGGCGCCTACCAGTACGGCGTGCCGAAGTGGGTCGCCGGCGCCACCCGGGCCGGGCAGCGGATCGAAGCCGAGTCCTACACCTCAAGCAACGGGGTCAGTCCCCATGCCGCCGCCACGGGCACGGTCGTCGGTAGCTTCGACGGCGGTGACTGGATCGGCTACGACAACGTCGACTTCGGCGATGACGCGAACCTGTTCACCGCATTCATCGGAGTAGACGACGCGTATGCCAACAAGGGCATAGAGATCCACCTCGACTCCGTGACGGGGCCGCAGATCGGTGTGCTCTCCGTCGCGGGCACCGGCGGTTTCGACACCCTCTCCGTCCAGTCAACGTCGGTCACCCCCACCAGCGGACACCACCGCGTCTTCCTCGTGGCGTCAGGCGGACAGCCCGGATTCGGCAACATCGACTACTTCTCGTTCAACCGAGCGGGCCGGTAG
- a CDS encoding GntR family transcriptional regulator, which translates to MMFVTRLSRVRHKILATIDKMRSGQSQGGFMQDGIGQPLTRVLLSDQVYTRVRSLIIEGALEPGARLVESEIARQLGVSQAPVREAVRRLVHEGLANHVPRRGSFVAIVSQEDAHHARAVRVVIEELAARTVATQAATTAFEALDAQVKAMRQAALQSDVGRFRDADITFHRLVCEASGNPFLPKLWGVMEANLRALRVVSDPLFTGDWTAMAEDHAALLSALKSADPDRAGAVFAAHARGDDGMIPVH; encoded by the coding sequence ATGATGTTCGTTACCCGGCTGTCAAGGGTTCGTCACAAAATCCTGGCGACTATCGATAAGATGCGAAGTGGTCAAAGCCAAGGAGGCTTCATGCAAGACGGCATCGGACAACCGCTCACCCGGGTCCTGCTGTCCGACCAGGTGTATACGCGCGTACGGAGCCTGATCATCGAGGGTGCCCTCGAACCTGGCGCCCGGTTGGTCGAGTCCGAGATCGCCCGCCAGCTCGGAGTCAGCCAGGCGCCGGTGCGGGAGGCGGTCCGTCGCCTGGTGCACGAGGGCCTGGCGAACCATGTTCCACGCCGGGGCAGTTTCGTGGCGATCGTGTCGCAGGAGGACGCCCACCACGCGCGCGCCGTGCGCGTGGTGATCGAGGAGCTGGCCGCCCGCACCGTGGCGACGCAGGCCGCGACCACGGCATTCGAGGCGCTGGACGCCCAGGTGAAGGCCATGCGGCAGGCAGCGCTCCAGAGTGATGTCGGGCGTTTCCGCGATGCCGACATCACTTTCCACCGCTTGGTCTGCGAAGCCAGCGGAAACCCCTTCCTCCCGAAGCTGTGGGGGGTGATGGAAGCGAATCTGCGCGCCCTGCGGGTCGTCTCCGACCCGCTGTTCACCGGCGACTGGACGGCCATGGCCGAGGATCATGCCGCCCTGTTGTCCGCTCTGAAGTCCGCGGATCCCGACCGGGCGGGGGCCGTGTTCGCCGCCCACGCGCGGGGAGACGACGGAATGATCCCAGTTCACTGA
- a CDS encoding ABC transporter substrate-binding protein: MLTKAYYQGLVAPFLKSHPGVTVTIESPSGKNVQSTLQQELVSGSAPDIVASTLDPVVAQQMIAFPDSSWVTSTPLSDSNKVDGKNWQVATGQQNQSLVYYNQTAFQKAGITTPPKSLAEFTADLAKLKNAGYVGLQTAGEWVTGAQFSMMANPGLLGDNLNWYAERNKKKVTFEQSAYNTYLKAYAGWIKSGTVPKNSLGEKYQTSIDNFLAGKSGMFVMGSWLNASVNSAKNLPFKVGVFPTPTADGSTPKQMSGQAQPYSILKSSKHQGLALDLVKYLVTDKNAVTASLKSEGNFRAGYSYPGTELDAAVGKIVDTAPGTVNGTAGPGVNAGFGNELNTVVQSLYTGESADKAVAKLDSWWNANAGQ; the protein is encoded by the coding sequence GTGCTGACGAAGGCGTACTACCAGGGCCTGGTCGCTCCGTTCCTCAAGAGCCACCCGGGCGTCACGGTCACCATCGAGTCGCCCTCCGGCAAAAACGTGCAGTCCACGCTCCAGCAGGAACTCGTTTCGGGATCGGCACCGGACATCGTCGCCAGCACCCTCGACCCGGTCGTCGCCCAGCAGATGATCGCTTTCCCGGACTCCTCGTGGGTGACCTCGACCCCTCTCTCGGACTCCAACAAGGTGGACGGCAAGAACTGGCAGGTCGCCACCGGACAGCAGAACCAGTCGCTCGTCTACTACAACCAGACGGCGTTCCAGAAGGCCGGCATCACCACGCCGCCGAAGTCGCTTGCCGAATTCACGGCGGACCTCGCCAAACTGAAGAACGCCGGATACGTCGGGCTGCAGACAGCGGGCGAGTGGGTCACGGGCGCACAGTTCTCGATGATGGCCAACCCGGGCCTGCTCGGCGACAACCTCAACTGGTACGCCGAACGCAACAAGAAGAAGGTCACCTTCGAGCAGAGCGCCTACAACACGTACCTGAAGGCCTACGCGGGATGGATCAAGAGCGGAACGGTCCCCAAGAACTCGCTGGGCGAGAAGTATCAGACCTCGATCGACAACTTCCTCGCCGGCAAGTCGGGCATGTTCGTGATGGGTAGCTGGCTGAACGCGAGCGTCAACTCGGCGAAGAACCTGCCGTTCAAGGTGGGCGTGTTCCCGACGCCGACGGCCGACGGATCCACACCGAAGCAGATGAGCGGCCAGGCTCAGCCCTATTCGATCCTCAAGTCCTCGAAGCACCAGGGCCTCGCCCTCGACCTGGTCAAATACCTGGTGACGGACAAGAACGCGGTCACGGCGTCACTCAAGTCGGAAGGCAACTTCCGGGCGGGCTACAGCTACCCGGGAACCGAACTCGACGCGGCCGTCGGGAAGATCGTCGACACCGCCCCCGGAACGGTCAACGGAACCGCCGGACCCGGTGTGAACGCCGGCTTCGGCAACGAACTCAACACCGTCGTGCAGTCCCTCTACACAGGCGAGTCCGCCGACAAGGCGGTCGCGAAACTCGACTCCTGGTGGAACGCCAATGCAGGTCAGTAA
- a CDS encoding carbohydrate ABC transporter permease produces the protein MQVSKESTRRPAASKAAGRSARTRARRRATTADIAMMAPPLVLVAGLIIVPIAIAVYLSFTDWNGFTSPPHLIGFRNYVRLTEDSAVRHAAFLTLLITVIGTVACNVLGLGVALLLNRNNRINAFLRVLVFYPYVVGAVILGFLWSSILGTSGAVNSVVGAKHALPFLSDPTWAVVTVICVIVWSSFGVNVVLYLAGLQTVPDSVIEAAKIDGATPWQTFWRVKLPMLAPTVTVNVVLVVIGLLRVYELILALTAGGPAGETQSVVYNILTSSFDNTQLGYGAAQSVVLMVVIVTVTVVITTARRRSEQAVAA, from the coding sequence ATGCAGGTCAGTAAGGAGTCCACCAGGCGGCCGGCCGCCTCGAAGGCGGCCGGGCGTTCGGCCCGGACCCGCGCACGGCGCCGTGCGACCACGGCCGACATCGCGATGATGGCGCCGCCGCTGGTTCTGGTCGCCGGTCTCATCATCGTGCCGATCGCCATCGCGGTGTACCTCAGCTTCACCGACTGGAACGGCTTCACCTCACCGCCGCATCTCATCGGGTTCCGCAACTACGTCCGCCTCACCGAGGACTCCGCCGTGAGGCACGCGGCGTTCCTGACGCTCCTCATCACCGTCATCGGCACGGTCGCCTGCAACGTGCTGGGGCTGGGGGTCGCGCTGCTGCTCAACCGAAACAACCGGATCAACGCGTTCCTGCGTGTGCTCGTCTTCTACCCCTACGTGGTGGGCGCGGTCATCCTGGGCTTCCTGTGGTCGTCCATCCTGGGCACCAGCGGAGCGGTCAACTCGGTAGTCGGCGCCAAGCATGCGCTGCCCTTCCTCTCGGATCCGACGTGGGCCGTCGTGACAGTGATCTGCGTGATCGTGTGGTCCAGCTTCGGGGTCAACGTGGTGCTGTACCTGGCCGGCCTGCAGACAGTCCCGGACAGCGTCATCGAGGCCGCGAAGATCGACGGCGCTACCCCGTGGCAGACCTTCTGGCGCGTCAAGCTCCCGATGCTCGCACCGACCGTGACCGTGAACGTGGTCCTCGTCGTCATCGGCCTCCTGCGCGTCTACGAACTGATCCTCGCCCTGACCGCGGGCGGCCCCGCAGGAGAGACGCAAAGTGTCGTGTACAACATCCTCACGTCGTCGTTCGACAACACCCAACTCGGCTACGGGGCAGCCCAGTCGGTCGTACTGATGGTCGTCATCGTCACGGTGACCGTGGTCATCACCACAGCCCGGCGGCGCAGCGAGCAGGCGGTGGCCGCATGA
- a CDS encoding carbohydrate ABC transporter permease, with translation MTARRVGRIVAVALLVLAMVGPLYLMLTNAFKSQHDILTEPFGWPSGGFSLKFLTNALTSPDFNVVAAYGVTLLFVVAVNALNLLVVGPASYAIARGGHRYHRAIMLVLLAGLFIPGQTLVIPVIYVLKALGLIGTIPGFLLFETTLTVPTTVFLFVAFVQTVPRELDEAARIDGASRYGTFWRVIFPLMRPVVATAMVLNSIGVWTDFVNPQFILGPQSGIYTVTTGVYAAISRLSTDYTVVYPNMLLATAPVIVFYVFMQKRIIGGLTAGAIKG, from the coding sequence ATGACCGCCCGCCGCGTGGGCCGCATCGTGGCCGTCGCTCTCCTCGTCCTCGCCATGGTCGGCCCGCTGTACCTGATGCTGACCAACGCGTTCAAGTCCCAGCACGACATCCTGACGGAGCCCTTCGGCTGGCCCAGCGGCGGGTTCTCGCTGAAGTTCCTCACCAACGCGCTGACCTCGCCGGACTTCAACGTCGTCGCCGCCTACGGTGTGACACTGCTGTTCGTCGTGGCGGTCAACGCGCTGAATCTGCTGGTCGTAGGACCCGCCTCCTACGCCATCGCGCGCGGCGGCCACCGCTACCACCGGGCCATCATGCTCGTACTGCTGGCCGGCCTGTTCATTCCGGGCCAGACCCTCGTCATCCCCGTCATCTACGTGCTCAAGGCACTCGGGCTGATCGGAACCATTCCAGGCTTCCTGCTGTTCGAAACCACTCTGACCGTTCCCACCACGGTGTTCCTGTTCGTCGCATTCGTGCAGACGGTGCCCCGGGAACTGGACGAGGCCGCGCGCATCGACGGCGCGAGCCGCTACGGCACCTTCTGGCGGGTGATCTTTCCGCTCATGCGCCCCGTCGTCGCAACCGCGATGGTCCTCAACTCGATCGGAGTGTGGACGGACTTCGTCAATCCGCAGTTCATCCTCGGCCCCCAGTCCGGGATCTACACGGTGACGACAGGTGTGTACGCGGCCATCAGCCGCCTCTCCACGGACTACACGGTCGTGTACCCCAACATGCTGCTCGCCACGGCTCCCGTCATCGTGTTCTACGTATTCATGCAAAAACGCATCATCGGCGGCCTCACCGCAGGCGCGATCAAGGGATGA
- a CDS encoding ribonuclease activity regulator RraA: protein MDTENPLSTVWPLPVRGEPFRRADAESLRRMDAISAATACAKLHTMGITRTAVQGPTALEAGSRVVGSALTLQFMPQREDIASGHGQEYIERDTALWAVLETVQPGDVLVVQAWGSAFTGCFGDMLVRYFKRRGGAGIVVDGRIRDAARVRRLGVPIWCTGTTPHYASQTDLFPWAYDVPVSAGGVLCLPGDVVVADDDGAVIVPAAKAPELIQDAEDHEDWESFSRMRLEQGARLSDYYPLSANSRAEYELWRDSQPKLPAQ from the coding sequence ATGGACACCGAAAACCCGTTGTCGACGGTATGGCCGCTCCCCGTTCGAGGTGAGCCTTTCCGACGCGCCGACGCCGAGAGCCTGCGCCGCATGGACGCGATCAGCGCCGCGACCGCCTGCGCCAAACTGCACACCATGGGCATCACCCGGACCGCCGTCCAGGGACCGACAGCCCTGGAAGCCGGCAGCCGCGTGGTCGGATCCGCCCTCACCCTGCAGTTCATGCCGCAGCGCGAGGACATCGCCAGCGGCCACGGCCAGGAATACATCGAGCGTGACACGGCCTTGTGGGCGGTGCTCGAAACGGTTCAGCCGGGTGACGTGCTCGTCGTCCAGGCGTGGGGCAGTGCCTTCACCGGCTGCTTCGGCGACATGCTCGTGCGCTACTTCAAGCGCCGCGGCGGGGCCGGCATCGTCGTCGACGGCCGGATCCGCGACGCCGCCCGGGTCCGCCGGCTCGGTGTCCCGATCTGGTGCACCGGCACCACCCCGCACTACGCATCCCAGACCGATCTCTTCCCCTGGGCGTACGACGTGCCGGTCTCGGCGGGCGGCGTGCTCTGCCTCCCCGGCGACGTGGTCGTCGCCGACGACGACGGCGCCGTGATAGTGCCGGCCGCCAAGGCCCCCGAACTCATCCAGGACGCCGAGGACCACGAGGACTGGGAGTCCTTCAGCCGGATGCGCCTGGAACAGGGCGCCAGGCTGTCTGACTACTACCCGCTCAGCGCCAACAGCCGCGCCGAGTACGAACTGTGGCGCGACAGCCAGCCGAAGCTGCCCGCCCAGTGA
- a CDS encoding amidohydrolase, with the protein MIDSHIHLWGAEVAAAPWLAGERTTSIRRPFVLGEYAAAAASCGVDGAVVVTAEQSAAETARLVAACSREPLIRGVVGWADLAGDVGAADFTGLAGIRHSVISEESGWLRRPRVRAGIARYARSGLALELLVAARDLGDVLACAADHPSLVIVVDHLGNPGGAGAPWQDRVRALAPYPNVRMKLSGDGVLPAALDVALDAVGPGRLMIGSDWPVSTLRAPLRAELSALVALLGPLSDAEREQVLAGTAADSYGLIA; encoded by the coding sequence GTGATCGACAGCCACATCCACCTATGGGGCGCCGAGGTCGCCGCGGCGCCCTGGCTGGCCGGCGAGCGCACCACGTCGATCCGTCGGCCGTTCGTACTCGGCGAGTACGCGGCGGCGGCCGCGTCGTGCGGCGTCGACGGAGCTGTCGTCGTCACGGCGGAGCAGTCGGCCGCCGAAACGGCCCGGCTGGTCGCGGCGTGCTCGCGGGAACCGCTCATCCGCGGCGTCGTCGGCTGGGCGGACCTCGCGGGCGATGTCGGCGCCGCGGACTTCACCGGGCTCGCAGGCATCCGCCACTCCGTGATCTCGGAGGAGAGCGGCTGGCTACGACGGCCGCGAGTCCGCGCGGGCATCGCCCGCTACGCCCGCTCGGGCCTTGCCCTCGAACTGCTGGTCGCCGCCCGCGATCTCGGCGACGTACTGGCCTGCGCCGCCGACCACCCGTCGCTGGTGATCGTCGTCGACCACCTCGGCAACCCGGGCGGCGCCGGGGCGCCATGGCAGGACCGGGTGCGTGCCCTCGCTCCCTATCCGAACGTGCGCATGAAACTCTCCGGGGACGGCGTCCTACCAGCCGCGCTGGACGTCGCGCTCGACGCCGTCGGCCCGGGCCGGCTCATGATCGGGTCCGACTGGCCGGTGTCGACCCTGCGTGCCCCACTTCGCGCCGAGCTCAGCGCGCTGGTCGCGCTCCTCGGCCCACTCTCGGACGCCGAGCGCGAACAGGTGCTCGCCGGCACGGCCGCCGACAGTTACGGGCTGATCGCATGA
- a CDS encoding aldo/keto reductase, whose protein sequence is MRTGELGSSGVRVTALGLGTAQLGDLYEAVTQDDATAVVDAAWDAGIRYFDTAPHYGLGLAEKRLGHALRSRPRARYVLSSKVGRLIRPGSDGEPTRYWDFTEAGVRRSIEESLERLGLDRLDVALLHDPQERLADALGAGLPALVRLRDEGVVGAIGVGTGDMAALAAFATRGELDAIMIAGRYTLLEQPALAQVVPAARAAGISVLNAGVFNSGMLAQDRPATDAHYEYGAAPRQLLERARRLADLASAAGTTLPRAALAYAARDPRVASVVVGADTAEQVLANVRMAQDPRPLDGLWSELVALGLIPA, encoded by the coding sequence ATGAGGACCGGTGAACTCGGCTCGTCCGGGGTCCGGGTGACAGCACTCGGCCTGGGAACGGCACAGCTCGGCGACCTCTACGAGGCCGTCACCCAGGACGACGCAACGGCCGTCGTGGATGCCGCCTGGGACGCCGGCATCCGCTACTTCGACACCGCGCCTCACTACGGTCTCGGCCTTGCCGAGAAACGGCTCGGACACGCACTTCGCTCGCGACCACGGGCGCGGTACGTGCTCAGCTCCAAGGTCGGCCGGCTGATCAGGCCCGGCAGCGACGGCGAACCGACTCGGTACTGGGACTTCACCGAGGCCGGTGTCCGCCGCAGCATCGAGGAGTCGCTCGAACGCCTGGGCCTGGACCGGCTCGACGTCGCACTGCTGCACGACCCCCAAGAGCGGCTCGCGGACGCGCTCGGCGCCGGGCTTCCGGCGCTGGTGCGGCTGCGCGACGAGGGCGTGGTCGGCGCGATCGGCGTCGGCACCGGCGACATGGCGGCCCTCGCCGCCTTCGCGACCCGCGGCGAACTCGACGCGATCATGATCGCGGGACGCTACACCCTCCTGGAGCAGCCCGCGCTCGCGCAGGTCGTGCCGGCCGCCCGCGCGGCAGGGATCTCCGTTCTCAACGCGGGCGTCTTCAACAGTGGGATGCTCGCGCAGGACCGCCCCGCCACGGACGCGCACTACGAATACGGCGCGGCCCCCCGGCAGTTGCTGGAACGGGCGCGGCGGCTGGCCGATCTCGCCTCCGCGGCCGGTACAACGCTTCCGCGGGCCGCCCTCGCCTACGCGGCACGCGACCCGCGGGTGGCATCGGTCGTGGTCGGCGCCGACACCGCCGAGCAGGTCCTCGCCAACGTACGCATGGCCCAGGACCCACGCCCGCTCGACGGACTGTGGAGCGAGCTCGTCGCCCTCGGGCTCATTCCCGCCTGA